Below is a genomic region from Sphingomonas phyllosphaerae.
GCTCTTAGGCCCGCTCCCGCGGACGACGTGGGAAGTGCTGCCGTAGCTCAGTGGTAGAGCGCATCCTTGGTAAGGCTGAGGTCGTGAGTTCAATCCTCACCGGCAGCACCATTTTTCAATAAGTTAGCTATACCCCGAAGGGGTATGGGTGTCGCTTGGCAAGCGCCTGGCAAGCGTCAGCAAAAAATGCGGGCTCGGCTCGAACGCGATGGATCGACGGTGGGATGCGACGGATCGAAAGTCGTTGATCGCGTGCCGCGCGACTCGAGACTGACGCGCCCGCGATCTAGGCGCTTGCCAGATTGCGATCGTGGGCCTTGGCGTAACGCCTTTGCGAAGTGCGCAGCGGATGAACGAGCCTCTTCGATCGACCTCAGGGTTTGCGCCGCCTGCCCTCACTGGCAACGACATGTGCGCGTCCTGGGTGCTGCTCAGCATCTCTACCGCATCGGCTTCAAGCAGCTGCCTCTCAACTGCGACAAGACCATGTCCGCCGCAGCGAGCGATTGCGCCTGGCTCAGGTGAACGCATGGTTTGAAGGCGCTAAAACGCGGTCGCCCGTCCATCTAGAACGGCGTTCGCCCTTGACAATGTCCCATGCGAAGGACCGCTCGGACCTCGCCCTTCTTAGCCTGCTCGTCGCCTGCAGTGAGGCCGCGTCAGCCTGCGAATGCCGCTTCCCCTACGGCTTTGCGCTTTGACGCGTTCCACGCCGTCTGTCGCTTGGAAGGTTTAGCGCGGTTGATCTACCAGGCACCACTCCCGATCGTCATCGTCATTCATTGTGCCCGCTTCGCGTCATTCATCGAGAACGGTGCCGCATCGCGCCGCGCGCCCCACGCCTTGTTCGGCGTCGGCCCCATGACGAAGCGGAGCGTGCCGCCGGCCTGCAGCACCTCGCGCGACAGCCAGGGCCGGTCGTGCGACACGCCATTTAGCGTCGCCGACTGGATGTAGACGTTGTCGCGGCTGTTGTTCTGCGCCTTGATCGTCAGCAGCTTGCCGCCCGGCATCGTCACGCGGACGGAGCGGAACAGCGGGCTGCCGATCGCATATTGCCCGACCGTCGGTGTCACCGGGTAGAAGCCGAGCGCCGAAAAGACGTACCACGCCGAGGTCTGGCCATTGTCTTCGTCGCCCGGATAGCCGTCCGGCGCGGCGGAATAGAGTTTGCGCATCACCTCGCGCGCGTGGAACTGCGCCTTCCACGGCGCTCCGGCCCAGTCGTACAGATAGATCATATGCTGGATCGGCTGGTTGCCGTGCGCATATTGGCCCATGTCGACGATCTGCATCTCGCGGATCTCGTGGATGACTTGCCCGTAATAGCTGTCGTCGAAAATCGGTGGGGTCGAGAAGACCGAGTCCAGCCGCGCGACGAACTTGTCGCGTCCGCCCATCAGGTCGATCAGTCCCGCCACGTCCTGCATCACCGACCAGCTGTAATGGACCGAATTCCCTTCGGTGAAGGCGTCGCCCCATTTGTACGGATTGAACGGGGTCGACCACGATCCGTCGCGGTTGCGCCCGCGCATCCATCCGCTCTGCGGGTCGAACAGTTTGCGGTAATTCTGCGCCTGCGCCGCATATTTGCGTGCGTCATCGTTCTTGCCGAGCGCCGCGGCGAGCCGCGACAGCGAGAAATCGGCGGTGGCATATTCGAGTGTTCGCGCCGCATTCTCGTTGATGCCGACGTCATAGGGGACGTAGCCAAGCTGGTTGTACAGCTCGACGCCCTCACGCCCGACGGCAGTCAGAACCTTGCCCTTGGCGTCGCGCGGACGGCCCTGCGATGTCGTCGCGTTCTTGACCATCGCTTCGTACAGCGTGTTGGCGTCGAAGCCGCGCACGCCGTTCAGATAGGCGTCGGCGATCAGGTTGGCCGAGTTCGAGCCGATCATCACGCTGCGATGTCCGGGGCTCGCCCATTCCGGGAGCCAGCCCGATTCCCTGTAGGTGTTGACGAGCCCCTGCATGATCTCGCCGTCCCGCTCCGGATACATCAGCGCGAAGAACGGGAAGACCGCGCGCCACGTGTCCCAGAAGCCGTTGTCGGTATAGAGCGGCCCGGAATGGACCTGCCCGTCATAGGGGCTGTAATGAACCTGCTGCCCGCGCGCGTCGATCTCGTGAAACTGGCGCGGGAACTGGAGCATCCGCCAGAAGGCCGAATAGAAGGTGCGGCGATTGTCGAGGTCGGGATCGTCAATCTGGATCCGGTCGAGCTCGCGCGTCCATGCCGCCCTCGCCTTCGCCTGGGTCGCGGCGAAATCGTCGCGGCCGACTTCGCGGTCGAGGTTGCGCTGCGCCTGCTCGGCGCTGATGAACGACGAAGCGACGCGCACCGCCACCTGTTCGCCCGCGCGCGTCGCGAAGCTCACCACCGCGCCGACGTGATCGCCCTCGGCGCGACGCCCGTTCGTGACCGTACCGGCACCGTCGAAGGTGCGCGTGACCGTGAAGTCATGGTCGAACTCGGCAACGAACCAGTTGCGGAAGTTGGCGGGCACGCCGCCGTGATTGTTGCGGACGTAGCCGGTGATCCGCCGCTTGCCGGCATCGATCGACACCATCGACCCGCCGGCATAGCCGTCGAGCAGCACGTGCGCCTGATCGGTCTTCGGAAAGGTGAAGCGGAAGCTGGCGGCACGCTCGGTGGGTGCGACCTCGGCGGTGACGTCATAGTCGGCGAGATAGACCTTGTAGCCATAAGCAGTGCTGACCTCCGCCTTGTGGCTGAACCACGATGCGCGGTCGGCTTCCTTGACCTTCAATGCGCCCGTCATCGGCAGCAGCGCGAAGGCGGCGTAGTCGTTCATCCATGGGCTGGGCTGATGTGTCTGCTTTATGCCGTTCAGCTTGTGCGCGCTGTAGGTATAGGCCCAGCCGTCGCCCATCTTGCCGGTGACGGGGGTCCAGGCGTTCATGCCCCACGGTAGCGCAATCGCCGGATAGGTGTTGCCGAAGGACAAATCATAGCTGGAATCGGTGCCCATCAGCGGATTGACTAGATCGATCGTCGCGACAAACGTGTCCTGCGCTACGGTCATCGCTGGTGTGGCGATCATCGTCCCCGCGCACAGCACCGCTATCCTTTTACGAGTCAGCTTCCTGTTCAAAGATTGTCCTCTCAGTATAGCAGCTGCGTCCCGGTGATGCCCGGTTCCATGAGCGTCAGTAGTATGACGGAGCCGACGTCGGCGAACCACATCGGCCCGGAGGTGAAGCGGTAATTTCCGCTCCCGTCATCGTTCGACGGGCCTGCGAAGCGAGACATACCACGGGGAAGCACGGAGGTGCGAAGGCACTAGTCAAGCGGCAATGAAGCCGTGTTCGTCATAACAGCAGGCCAAGGCGGCCCCTATCAGCCGCGCTATCGTAGCGACGTCGGCGCTTTTGCCTGCCGTTCGGCAGCAGGCGTGCCAGCTTGGCCGCTTGCCCGTCGGGTCCGTACACAAACTGTTAGATCGTCTCATGGCTCACCCGCAGCGGACCTGCAGTGCGGTGCCGAAGGTAGCCAGCGATCTGCTCGGGCGACCATGCACGTTCCAGCCGAACGACGACGTGCCTGGCGAGCTCGGGATATCGGCTGATCTTGGCACCTCTCAGCCGACGACCGGCGGCCATTGGATGCGCTGTCACCGGAAAGTAGCCGCCAAACATCGGTTCCTCGTCGAGCCGATAATTGCGTGTCAGCTCGCGGTAGATCGTCGGACGCACCCGCTGCCCGAGGTTTCCGGCTCAATCTAGAAACCCCGTCGGGAATGCCCCTACCAATTCGGATCGGCAAACACGTGCTTAAAGTGGTTCAACTCCGCATGACCGTCGCCGCGTGTCGGGCGACTATCCGAGCGGTCGTGTCACCGTTGAAGATGCCGTACCAGCCCTGCGGCTCGTGCGGGGGATCGCCCATGTACTGGAGGTCCCCGGGCTGAAAGCGGAAGTCGGCGTGTTGCGCCCGTGCCTCGCCGTTCCACGCCCAAAAATTCGTGCCGGCGATCGGGCCGCCGCGCGCCATGTCGCGCTCGACCGCGGCATAGATCAGCCGGTAGAAGCGATCCTTGTACCGCGTCGACACTGCGGGATCGTTGCTGCCACCATCGCGGGGATAGCCGAATTCCTCAATTACTAGCGGCTTGTCCAAACGTCGCGCGAACGCGATATGTTGGTCGATGTATTCCTGACTAAGCGTCTCACCGCGAGCGTAGGTGCCAGCCAGATCGGCTTGTCGCACCCAATCCCAGTTGTTCGGCCAAATATGCGCGGTGAGATAGTCAATCTCGGGGACCGCATGCTCCGCAAACACGATCTCGGGCTGTTCCAGCGCGCCCTTCAGCCCCTCCGATCCCGTCGAGACGAGGTGATGGCGGTCGATCGACTTGATGAGCCGCGCGGTCTTCCCCACCCAGCCGTAGAATTGCGGCAGCACCGCATGCGCCATGTCGCCCGCCGGTCGCGGTTCGTTGGCCAGCTGCCACGCCATGATCGTCGGATCGTCGGCATAGGCGGTGCCGGTCGCGGCATTGACGCGCGTCACCAGCCGGCGCACCCAATCGTGGTACAACGCGACTGCGCGGTCGTCGCCGTAGAACTGCGCGGTGGCGTTGGCATAAGCCGGCCATGGATGCGCGGGGTCGTTCGCGTCGATGTAGCGGCCGCCGTTGACGTAGGACAGATACGTCATCATGCCGCCGGACCATTCCCAGAAATTAGTCAGGTACAGCACCGCGCGCATGTCGCGCTTCGCCATTTCGGCGAGAGCAAAGTCCAGCCCGCCGAGCAGCGTCTCGTTGACGGTCGTTTTAGTGCGAAAGCCGGGCTTGATCGCATTGCGCAGCGGCCCCTCCTCCGCCGAGGCGAGGATGCGCAGGTTGGTGACGCCCATCGCCGTCAGCGCGTCCAACTCGCGGATCAGCCGCGCGCGATTGCCGTAGGCGGCGTCGGCGCCGAGATAGGCCGCATACCACATGTTCGCGCCGACGAAGCGATAGCGCCGGTCCCCGGTCATCAGCCGCAGTCCGTCGCGTCGCACGAAATCGCGCCGCGTGCCGCCGTCTCCGCGCGTCGACGGTACCGTCGCGCAGCCGGCCAGCAGTGCGGCCGAACCCAGCAGGGCGCGGCGATCGATCGGCATGGTCATGGTCTTCCCCTGCGACGCGCGACAACCTCGTCCAGCGTCAGATATCGTTCGGCGTCATAGGCGGCGCGGAGTTCCGCGACGCCGTTCTGGTCCGCCCCGGTCAGCCAGCGCGTGTGCCACGTCATGAACCACAGCCAGTCGGCGGCGGGCCCGAGCGTGGCCGGATCGGGGATCGGGCCGTTTTCGTGCAGGCAGATCGGCACGTCGTCCCCGACGATCCGCTTCACCGCCGCGAACATCGGCGCAAGATTGCCATGATCGGCGGCGTAGAGGTCGGCCCCCGCGATATCGACCATCGATCGCCCGGGATAGTAACGCGCGTCGACGTTCTGACCCGCCCAGCCCAGCACCCAGATGAGATTGTCGAGCCGGTGGAGCGTGGCATAGCGATCGTACATCGTCGCCCACAGCCGCCGGAACGCGTTCGGTCCGTGCTTTCCCCACCAGAACCAGTCGCCGCTGAATTCGTGAAATGGGCGCCACAGGACGGGAACACCGCGATCCCGCAACCAGCTAAGCTCGCTGGCGACGGCATCCATCTGCTCGATCAGCAACCGGTGTTGCGCCGTGCCGCTACGAAGCGCGCGCTCAACGTCGAAATTGTGTTTCGAATTATCGTAGCCGGTGCCGACATCGGGGGCCCCCCAATGCCAACACAAAGTGACGAGCCCGCCACGCAGGTGCCAGGCCAGCGCGCGCTCACGCACGCCACTCCAGTCGGCGGGGTGTATGTAGTCCAGCCCGAGCAGCGCCGGCAGCTGCCCGGTGGTCCGCTCGATATAGTCGAGCTCGTCACGCGGCGTCCCCGGATTCTCCTGCTGCCCGGTCAGCGTCCGCCGCCCGTAGAGTGACCATAGCCACGCATAGAGCGCCTGCGCGGTCGCGCTGGCCGCCGGGTTTGAAAGACGGCGCCCAGCGCGCGCGGCGGCTAAGCCTTGCGGCACGAGCGCACATGCCGCGGTGACGCCCAGCGCGGCCCTTCGCGAGAGGGTAGGTGCGGTGCCCGTCATATCGCTCATTGCGCGCCGCCCACTGCGGCGCGCGGCGACAGGCTGGCGCGGCGGCGTCGCGGCTTCGGCAGCGAGCGTTGCCAGCTACCCGCAGGCACGGAGACGCCAAGCTGGAACACCATCGTCGTCATCGATTCCGCCTCCCGGCCCCTTCATTGCGGGAATTGGCGACGAGCGCAGGACGATGTCAATCAATCATATTTCAAATTTAAATATCGCACGCGAAGGATTGCGAGGGCTCAGCTTGGGCCAAGAGCGCGTCGCTGGCCTGGTCGGCGAAAACACATCAACGATTGAGAAGGCATTGTTTTGGTCCGCACTTCTAAATACCAGTGATGATAATGATTGATGGCATGGTTGCTGGTCGCCGAACGTACGTACGACGACGGCGGCCAAGGCAGGCGCATGGCCGAGGGCGGCCGGGGGGAAGCTTACGGAAACGCTGTTCACACGTCCGGAAGCGATGGTGGCCGGCGACGGGCGCGATGCGCGCCTGTCGCGGTCGTTGTCGGGCACCAACCTGGCGCGGGCCGGCGACTACAACCTTCGCACCGTGCTCCAGGCGATCCGCCTCTCGCCCGGAGCGACCCGAGCCGATATCGCAAGACAGACGGGTCTGACACCGGCGACCATCGGGAATATAAGCGGACGTTTGGTCGACATGGGCCTCGTGCATGTGACCGGGCGTAAGATCGGTGGCAGAGGCCAGCCCGCACTGCAACTCGCGGTCGATCCGGAGGGTGCGTTCGGGATCGGCATCAACATCGATCGCGACCACCTGACGCTGGTGACGCTCGACCTGAACGGCGTCGTGCGCAGCCGGGTGTGCCGCGAGGTGACGTTCGCGCTACCGGACGACGTGCTGCGCTTCGTCGCCGCCGAACTGGACCAGGCGATCGCCGCCGGGGGCATCGATCGGGACCGCATTCTCGGCGTGGGCGTCGCCCTGCCCGACGAACTCGGCAACATCGCCATGCCCGGCCGCCCGTCCGCATACGGCATCTGGGCGGAAACGAGCATTTCGCATCTGCTCGCCGACCTGCTGCCGTGGCCGATCCACTGCGACAACGATGCCGCCGCCGCCGCGCTGGGCGAGGCCGAATATGGCACCGCCTTCGACAACCCCTGCTTCTTCTACCTGCTCGTCAGCGCGGGGCTGGGCGGCGCGCTGGTGATCGACCGCAGCTATCACCGCGGGGCATCGAACCGCTCGGGCGAGATCGGCCTGATCCCGGACCCTGGGGCGGGCACGCCCGGCGCGCGCGTGCAGGATACCGTGTCGGTCACAGCGCTGCTCGATCGGCTGGCCGCCGCCGGGCACCGCATCGACGACGTCGATGCGCTGGACGACCTGCCCGACGGCGCCGATGCGATCGTCGACGCGTGGCTGGCGGCGTCGGTGCGCGCCCTGACCGGGCCGCTCGTCACGCTCGCCTGCCTGCTCGATCCCGACGCGGTGCTGATCGGCGGGCGGCTGCCGATCCGGTTGATCGAGCGGCTGGCCGGCGCGTTGACCGATGCGCTGACGACGCTGGACCTGCCTGCGCGCGCGACGATCATGCCCGCGGTGATCGCACGCGATGCCGCGGCGGTCGGCGCGGCGATCCTGCCGTTCCTCGACCGGTTGCTGCCGTCCGATTCGATCCTGATCCAGGCGGGGCGCTGACGCCGCCACCCCGGACGAACTAGGGGCCGCGACGTTGGTCGCGGCCCCCGTTGTCCCCCTTGCGGACGATCGGGGTCAGAGCGTCAGGCGGACGCTCAGCTGGAACTGACGGTCGCTCTTGAACCACGAACGCGGTGCCTCCAGCCCGTCCTTGTTCAGCACGAAGGTCGTCTCGGTCGTCGTGTCGAACAGGTTCTGCACCTGCACGCCGATCTTGAATTGCTTGTTGACGGTGTAGAACAGGGATGCGTCCGCCTGCCCGGTCGCCGATGCGTAGACCGGCAAGAACGGGAAGCAGCAATCGCGGTTGGTCAGCAGGTACTTCGACCGCCAGCTGTACGCGATGCGCGCGTAGATGCCCGCGAAGTCGTAGAACGCCGACACGTTGAAGTTATACTTGGACAGCTGCGCCAGCGGCAGGTTGTCGTAGAGGCCGGTAATGTCCAGCGGCGGGCGGTTGCCGTCGTTGGGCGCGTTCGCCGGGGTCGAGTTCGGGATCTTGCCCGGATCGATATAGGTGAAGGTCGCCTGCGTCCCCAGACCGCGCAACGCGCCCGGCAGGAAGTCGTAGGTCTGCTGGTACGAGATTTCCGCGCCCTTGATGTTCGCCTTGCCCGGCGCGTTCGTCGGGCCGTTGATCGTCACGTCGAACGTCTGGCCGTTGTTCGTGAACGACTGGTCGTAGCCGAAATTGTCGAGGATGATGTTCGACAGCTGTTTGTAGAACACCGCGCCGGTCAGCGAACCGACCTTGGCGAAATACCACTCGGCGGTCAGATCGATCTGCTTGGCGTCGATCGGCTTCAGATAAGGATTACGCGCATTGGCGGCGAAGGTGTAGCTGCCCGCCGTCTGCACCGCCGACGGCGTGACGCCAATGAAGTTGCGCAGGTCGCCGAACGCCGGGCGCGAGATCGCCTTGGACGCCGCCAGCCGGAACAGCAGCTGCGACGACAGCTGATATTTGATGTTCAGGCTGGGCAGCCACTTGTCGAAGCTCTGCTGCGCGACATTGGCGGTCTGGGCGCCGTTCGAGAAGGCGGTGACGGCGGCCAGCTGCGTCGGCGAGATCAGGCAGAGCGCGCGCAGGTCGGTGTTCGGATTGGGCGAGGCGCAGAATTCCGCCACCGTCGCGAAGCTGCCGATCTGCTGCTGGACGTTCGGGAAGGTGAAGCCGCCGAACGACTGGTCGCGCGTGTGGACGTAGCGCACCCCGATGTTGCCCGACAGATTGCTGTCGCCGCCGCCGATATCGTCCACGCCGAAATCGGCACGGATATAGGCGCTGTAGGTGTCCTCCTTCGTCCGGTACACCTCGCCGGGGCGGAAGTAGCCGTCGATCAGGTCGGTGCCGCGATCCTCCAGCGGGGTGTAGCCGCCGCCGGCCGCCTTCGTCGCGGTGCGCAGAAACGCGGTCAGCGCGTCATGGTCGGAAATCAGCGCATCGCTCAGCACCGGGGCCGACGGCGGCTGGTTGGCCTGCCCGCGATAGAAGTCGCCCCAGTTCAGCAGCGAGACGGCGCTGGGATATTTGTCGAACGAGGCGAGACCGGACGTCCAGGTATCCGACACGGCGCCCCAGTTGTTGTAGTCGTTGGACTTCACCGTCTGGTCGCGCTTCGCGTAACGGCCGCCGACCCGCACCTTGCGCAGAAACGCATCGTCCGACACGTCATATTGCGCGTCGCCGCGGAACGCCCATTCGTCGCCGTCGCTGTACGCGCGGTTGTTGAAGGCGTCGCGGATGAAAATGTTGGCGGGGTTCGCGAAATAGCTCGCCACGTCCTGACCGGCCGGGGTGATCGGCGTGATCCGCGCCGGGCCGTCGCGCAGATCGAGCGCCACG
It encodes:
- a CDS encoding GH92 family glycosyl hydrolase; this encodes MVRRRRLRHTTDAHGTGHHRDAAAILRGQSLNRKLTRKRIAVLCAGTMIATPAMTVAQDTFVATIDLVNPLMGTDSSYDLSFGNTYPAIALPWGMNAWTPVTGKMGDGWAYTYSAHKLNGIKQTHQPSPWMNDYAAFALLPMTGALKVKEADRASWFSHKAEVSTAYGYKVYLADYDVTAEVAPTERAASFRFTFPKTDQAHVLLDGYAGGSMVSIDAGKRRITGYVRNNHGGVPANFRNWFVAEFDHDFTVTRTFDGAGTVTNGRRAEGDHVGAVVSFATRAGEQVAVRVASSFISAEQAQRNLDREVGRDDFAATQAKARAAWTRELDRIQIDDPDLDNRRTFYSAFWRMLQFPRQFHEIDARGQQVHYSPYDGQVHSGPLYTDNGFWDTWRAVFPFFALMYPERDGEIMQGLVNTYRESGWLPEWASPGHRSVMIGSNSANLIADAYLNGVRGFDANTLYEAMVKNATTSQGRPRDAKGKVLTAVGREGVELYNQLGYVPYDVGINENAARTLEYATADFSLSRLAAALGKNDDARKYAAQAQNYRKLFDPQSGWMRGRNRDGSWSTPFNPYKWGDAFTEGNSVHYSWSVMQDVAGLIDLMGGRDKFVARLDSVFSTPPIFDDSYYGQVIHEIREMQIVDMGQYAHGNQPIQHMIYLYDWAGAPWKAQFHAREVMRKLYSAAPDGYPGDEDNGQTSAWYVFSALGFYPVTPTVGQYAIGSPLFRSVRVTMPGGKLLTIKAQNNSRDNVYIQSATLNGVSHDRPWLSREVLQAGGTLRFVMGPTPNKAWGARRDAAPFSMNDAKRAQ
- a CDS encoding cellulase family glycosylhydrolase, with protein sequence MTMPIDRRALLGSAALLAGCATVPSTRGDGGTRRDFVRRDGLRLMTGDRRYRFVGANMWYAAYLGADAAYGNRARLIRELDALTAMGVTNLRILASAEEGPLRNAIKPGFRTKTTVNETLLGGLDFALAEMAKRDMRAVLYLTNFWEWSGGMMTYLSYVNGGRYIDANDPAHPWPAYANATAQFYGDDRAVALYHDWVRRLVTRVNAATGTAYADDPTIMAWQLANEPRPAGDMAHAVLPQFYGWVGKTARLIKSIDRHHLVSTGSEGLKGALEQPEIVFAEHAVPEIDYLTAHIWPNNWDWVRQADLAGTYARGETLSQEYIDQHIAFARRLDKPLVIEEFGYPRDGGSNDPAVSTRYKDRFYRLIYAAVERDMARGGPIAGTNFWAWNGEARAQHADFRFQPGDLQYMGDPPHEPQGWYGIFNGDTTARIVARHAATVMRS
- a CDS encoding glycosyl hydrolase gives rise to the protein MSDMTGTAPTLSRRAALGVTAACALVPQGLAAARAGRRLSNPAASATAQALYAWLWSLYGRRTLTGQQENPGTPRDELDYIERTTGQLPALLGLDYIHPADWSGVRERALAWHLRGGLVTLCWHWGAPDVGTGYDNSKHNFDVERALRSGTAQHRLLIEQMDAVASELSWLRDRGVPVLWRPFHEFSGDWFWWGKHGPNAFRRLWATMYDRYATLHRLDNLIWVLGWAGQNVDARYYPGRSMVDIAGADLYAADHGNLAPMFAAVKRIVGDDVPICLHENGPIPDPATLGPAADWLWFMTWHTRWLTGADQNGVAELRAAYDAERYLTLDEVVARRRGRP
- a CDS encoding ROK family transcriptional regulator yields the protein MVAGDGRDARLSRSLSGTNLARAGDYNLRTVLQAIRLSPGATRADIARQTGLTPATIGNISGRLVDMGLVHVTGRKIGGRGQPALQLAVDPEGAFGIGINIDRDHLTLVTLDLNGVVRSRVCREVTFALPDDVLRFVAAELDQAIAAGGIDRDRILGVGVALPDELGNIAMPGRPSAYGIWAETSISHLLADLLPWPIHCDNDAAAAALGEAEYGTAFDNPCFFYLLVSAGLGGALVIDRSYHRGASNRSGEIGLIPDPGAGTPGARVQDTVSVTALLDRLAAAGHRIDDVDALDDLPDGADAIVDAWLAASVRALTGPLVTLACLLDPDAVLIGGRLPIRLIERLAGALTDALTTLDLPARATIMPAVIARDAAAVGAAILPFLDRLLPSDSILIQAGR
- a CDS encoding TonB-dependent receptor, with amino-acid sequence MAASPFAAPAAFAQTAPAPASRDDESRPQTDAAPSAAQGGIPAGASAGKRPLSNSNSIANQTAPDQSNVTAADVQTPAADGAGADDIIVTGLRQSLANAQSIKRNADTVVDAITAEDIGALPDRSVNEALQRVAGVAITRFASASDTQHFSVEGSGVTIRGLSYVRGEFNGRDSFGVSGGREIGFNDVPTELVGSVEVFKNLTADLIEGGISGTVNINTRKPFDTKDTLLYVSGSVNYGDFARRSAPAVVGLFSKQWDLGGAGRIGVLASATYNQQFSRSDSVFVSSMLPRYNDDTNGNGRFDAGEGRTLNAGTPYSSTLWDNFPVPAGKPFVWSPLGAGSRLQTFERERVGYAGGLQYENAKGNLLVTGQFLRAESRQQWIDRTNEPNVYYGDINAIFPQGYNPFAPAAGQTFTNNSYDGNNIFTNGTIVKPAGGQYNYFTNRFFKTNGATQDQSINVKWDVTSRLHLNFDTQYVFSKSRDIDDIVDSTTFAGVALDLRDGPARITPITPAGQDVASYFANPANIFIRDAFNNRAYSDGDEWAFRGDAQYDVSDDAFLRKVRVGGRYAKRDQTVKSNDYNNWGAVSDTWTSGLASFDKYPSAVSLLNWGDFYRGQANQPPSAPVLSDALISDHDALTAFLRTATKAAGGGYTPLEDRGTDLIDGYFRPGEVYRTKEDTYSAYIRADFGVDDIGGGDSNLSGNIGVRYVHTRDQSFGGFTFPNVQQQIGSFATVAEFCASPNPNTDLRALCLISPTQLAAVTAFSNGAQTANVAQQSFDKWLPSLNIKYQLSSQLLFRLAASKAISRPAFGDLRNFIGVTPSAVQTAGSYTFAANARNPYLKPIDAKQIDLTAEWYFAKVGSLTGAVFYKQLSNIILDNFGYDQSFTNNGQTFDVTINGPTNAPGKANIKGAEISYQQTYDFLPGALRGLGTQATFTYIDPGKIPNSTPANAPNDGNRPPLDITGLYDNLPLAQLSKYNFNVSAFYDFAGIYARIAYSWRSKYLLTNRDCCFPFLPVYASATGQADASLFYTVNKQFKIGVQVQNLFDTTTETTFVLNKDGLEAPRSWFKSDRQFQLSVRLTL